A window of Serinus canaria isolate serCan28SL12 chromosome 27, serCan2020, whole genome shotgun sequence genomic DNA:
GGAGAGCGGGGAAACGGGGATggacggacagacggacggacggacggagCGGCACCGCCCCGCGGGGCtcccccagccatggcaggttCTGATTTATGGCTTTGATTTATGGTTTTGATTTGTGGTTTTGCTCTTTAAACTGGGTGGATGAACCCTAGGATAAATTAAACTGATTTGCCCactgtgggaaaaggaaaaaaggcaatttcAAGCTGAATTTTGGTGATTTTTGGGCTATCTGTCCCACCTGTCCTGTCCCCATGCTGTGAGCACTCAGGGatcccctcctgtcctgtcccaccCGGAGATCCCCCTTGTTTGGCAGCTCCCAAACCCAGAGATCTGCAGCCAGCTGAAATCTGAGCTGCCACAAGAGATGAAAACCCCACTGGAGGCTCCCAGAGATGATGCAGAGTGGATCCAAGCAGGGATGAGCCAGAAGGAATCCTGGGATGATTGCTGGCTGTTTGCTCCCGGGAGcaaacagccagcacagctgcaatCAGCTGTGGGGTGGAAGGTGGAGCCTTTCCAGCTGGGTTTCATGTTGGATCTTGGGGAAAAACCCATTTCTGATCAGCACTCCAGGATGGCTGGCAGAGGATACTCAAGGAAGAACccctggagagggaaggggacagcagaggtgctgcccaTCTCCTGAAGGAGCAGGTACCTTCTCCACGATGAACCTGGCCCgctctgcctcctgctgtgccacctgCTTCATCTCCACCGCCTCCGTGAACTCCTTGCCAAAGGTCAGGTGTGTCTGGGGGCACAAACCAAACCAGGTCACAGCAGGGATcgctgccagcagctctgctgccacagtgACACACCGGGATGGGGACAGAAACCGGGATCCCTGAAAGAAATCCCACCGGGATCCCACACGGGGAAAGCTCCAGAAACAAAGTGTCCAAATTCCGATTTGGCAGAAACAAAGTCACCTTCTGCAGAGGcttcctgccagccctgtgctcccagcaggatcgattttatttctgaagggagctgggagagcagagctccctccttggacagctcagcagaggaaCCAGTGGGAATTTTCTGCTGTCCCAGTGGGAATTTTCTGCTGTCCCAGTGGGAATTTTCTGCTGTCCCAGTGGGAATTTTCCCTCCTGGTGCTTCCAGAGgtgcctgtggagctgctgctcaatCCCAAAGCACCTGCAGCCCAATCCACccccctcagcagctcctgtggggcGACAAAACccctgcacagggagggctgaggCCACCCAGAGGCCACCAAAGGCTGCCCAAGGTCACGGGgacaacagcagagctgtgaccaTGACATCCCTACAAACACAGTCACACGTGTCCAAGCGTCCAGCCTGCCACACTGTGGCCACCCAGGGctcccctcctgtcctgtccccacgCTGTGGCCACCCAGGGctcccctcctgtcctgtccccacactgtggccacccagggctcccctcctgtcctgtccccacgCTGTGGCCACCCAGGGCTCCCCTCCTGTCCTCTCCCCACACCCTGGAGACCCAGGGatcccctcctgtcctgtccccacacCCTGAGCACCCAGGGatctcctcctgtcctgtccccacacTGTGGACACTGTGGCCACTCAGGGctcccctcctgtcctgtccccacgCTGTGGCCACCCAGGGctcccctcctgtcctgtccccacgCTGTGGACACCCAGGGctcccctcctgtcctgtccccacgCTGTGGACACCCAGGGctcccctcctgtcctgtccccacgCTGTGGACACCCAGGgctccctcctgtcctgtccccacactgtggccacccagggctcccctcctgtcctgtccccacgCTGTGGGCACCCAGGGctcccctcctgtcctgtccccacaccctgagcacccagggctcccctcctgtcctgtctCTACACTGTGGGCACCCCGGGatcccctcctgtcctgtccccacagTCTGGGCACTCAGGGatcccctcctgtcctgtcccacgCTGTGGCCACCCAGggctccctcctgtccccacgCTGTGGGCACTCAAGGatcccctcctgtcctgtccccacgCTGTGGCCACCCCGGGCTCCCCCCgtcccaggcaggcagagctcaccaGGGACACGTCGTCCAGGATGAGGCCGAAGGTGGCCGCGCGCTCGGTGAGGTCCTCGCTGACCTGCCGGGACACCAGCTCCCGCTGCGTGATCAGCTCGCCGGCGTCAAAGCGGGCCTGCAACGGCAGGGAACGGGATGGGAACGGGATGGGAACTGCTGGGAACGGGATGGGAACTCCTGGGAACGGGATGGAAACTCCTGGGAACGGGATGGGAACTCCTGGGAACGGGATGGAACACGATACACAatgctgggaatggctggaacaGGATGGACACCACTGGGAAcgggatggaatgggatggaacATGACGGACACcgctgggaacagctggaacAGGATGGATGCTGCTGGGAACAGGATGGGGCAcctctgggaatgggatggacACTGCTGGGAACAGGATGGAACAGGATGGAAACTGCTGGGAACAGGATGGAATGGgacagacactgctgggaaCGGCTGGAACGTGCTGGACACcgctgggaatgggatggaacAGGATGGACACCACCGGGAACAGGTTGGAATGGGATAGAcactgctgggaatggctggaacaggatggatgctgctgggaatgggatggacACCTCTGGGAACAGGATGGACACCGCTGGGAGCAGACAGTGACcagacacagccccaggctgcaccaggaggacagcagcagcaatttccccatggaaagggccTCCCAGGGAGGTCTGGagtccccacccctggaaatGTCCACAGCCAGGCCAGATGGGGTTTGGAGCCCacggcagggctggagctgtgtgagctTCCAGGTGcctcccacccaaaccaggctggaaCCCCAGGTGGGGTTTGGAGCCCACggcaaggctggagctgtgtgagctTCCAGGcacttcccacccaaaccaggctggaaCCCCAGGTGGGGTTTGGAGCCCACggcaaggctggagctgtgtgagctTCCAGGAGcctcccacccaaaccaggctggaaCTCCCCAATTCCAGGGCACGGCACATTCCCCACTCGGtgccaggagagcccagcagcccagggcgTGCTCACCACCACGGACTTGAGGATCTCGGTGGTGATGGAGGGCAGCACCCGCTCGTCGTAGTCCTCGCCGATGCTGGTGAAGATGCGCGGCAGCTGCGCCGTCACGGGCCGGAACAGGATCCGCAGCGTGATGTTCACGTTCTGCAggtctgcagcaggagcagcacctccctcagggctgctgcaccagcagggaatgctgcaccagcagggaatgctgcaccagcagggaatgctgcaccagcagggaatgctgcccAGCAAACTCCCCAGCTGCGCTTTGCCACCAAAACCGAGCTGGctttgctgccctgctcccctctggggtcctgctctgtgctgctgcagagggagaatCCCAACCCCACCCGTGtcacctgccccaggtgagctccagaggtccctcccagccccacctgtgtcacctgccccaggtgagctccagaggtccctcccagccccagctgctcaggaggaTTCAGTGATTCAGAGCACCAAAGGAAGATCAAACCATTCCCGTGTCACACTGAGACACCTGGGATCTTTTGGGACTGGAGGATCTCCAGAAGCCCTGGAGACCCTCCAAATGTTCCTGGGATCTCCAGAGACAAGGAATATTTGGGACTGGAGGATCTCCAAAGGCCCCTTCTGATCCCAAATATTTGGGACCAAAGAGTTCCTCAAGCTGTTCTTTATTCAAGAGACCAAACCACTCCTGACtcttccaggagcagctggggctgggagggacctctGGCCATCACCCAGccaaggcagggacacctgcagcaggtggcacagctggggctggcatcTCAGAGGGACCTCTGGCCATCACCCAGccaaggcagggacacctgcagcaggtggcacagctggggctggcatcTCAGAGGGACCTCTGGCCATCACCCAGccaaggcagggacacctgcagcaggtggcacagctggggctggcatcTCAGAGGGACCTCTGGCCATCACCCAGCCAAggcaggtggcacagctggggctggcatcTCAGAGGGACACTCCAGGCCATTCCTGGTCAcctgtcccagagctcagtCACCCTTACCTCACACTGAGGCCGACCTTGCTCCGTTTCTGGCCCCTGAGAGCTTTTAGGAGCCCAAGTGCAGGTGCAGAAGGATCAAACCCAAAGCcctggagcccccagacccACCTTTGCTGCCGGTGATGACGGGGACGTTGCGGGGCCGCGAGCGGCAGTCGAAGATGATGGGTTTCTGCACCCAGGGGATCAGGAAATGGGTGCCCTCGCCCACCACCACGTCCTGCACCCCTCGGAAGCGGTCGAAGatcacagctctgtgccctgcatcCACTGCACGGGGGAAAAAGAACACTTAGGGCTGCTGCTACTGCGGGGCTTGGAGACTTAATTAACAGCACGGCTTAATTAACAGCATGGTTTGGAGcaaagaggagctgcaggtggagcTCCAGGGCCCCCCAGtctgctcctcacagggcagctctgtgaCTTTTGGAGGAAGGAGctcacaggcactgcaggcCCTCAGTCTGTTTCCTGACAAGTCAGG
This region includes:
- the PHB1 gene encoding prohibitin 1; amino-acid sequence: MAAKVFESIGKLGLGLAVAGGVVNSALYNVDAGHRAVIFDRFRGVQDVVVGEGTHFLIPWVQKPIIFDCRSRPRNVPVITGSKDLQNVNITLRILFRPVTAQLPRIFTSIGEDYDERVLPSITTEILKSVVARFDAGELITQRELVSRQVSEDLTERAATFGLILDDVSLTHLTFGKEFTEAVEMKQVAQQEAERARFIVEKAEQQKKAAVISAEGDSKAAELIANSLATAGDGLIELRKLEAAEDIAYQLSRSRNITYLPSGQSVLLQLPQ